The genomic window TTATTTATGCAAGAGATCGATCGGATTGACTAAGGCTACAGCGATCGCACAACCCAAAAAACTCTAAAGTGTGATAAAAAATCTTAAACTGGTGAGATTGTTGTAGTTGATTTTCTAACTCATGGACTGGACATTCATGAATGGGAATAGAAGCGCCACACTGTAAACAAGTGAGATGGTGTCTATCTTCTTGGCTACAACTGTAGAGTGATTCACCATTAGCTAGAGTTCTTACCTGTACCACTCCTTCTAGTTTAAGTGCCTCCAAAGAGCGGTAAACTGTTGCCAAGCCCATACTTTGACCTTGATGGCGCAGTTCTATATACAGATCCTGTGCTGAAATAGCTTGGTTCAGGTGCTTCAGCAAGTGTAAAATTTTCGTTTGGTTAGGGGTACGTTGGGATTTCATTAGACAATGATTAACAACAGCGATGGCGTAGCCGCCGTGAAGCAAGGGAGAAACTTGCTTCTTGCCTTGGGGCATTACCAAATAATATGCATACAGTAGGAGAAATCAGTGACGATCGCATATCACGCTAAAATCTATGTTACCCTTCGTCCTTCCGTATTAGATCCTGCGGGAACTGCTGTGGAAAGTGGCTTAGAGCATCTAGGTTATCACAATGTTAGCCACGTTAGGATTGGTAAGTACATTGAGTTGACTTTAACGGCTGAAGATGAGTCAGCAGCACAAAAACAATTAGATGTTATGTG from Merismopedia glauca CCAP 1448/3 includes these protein-coding regions:
- a CDS encoding Fur family transcriptional regulator; this translates as MKSQRTPNQTKILHLLKHLNQAISAQDLYIELRHQGQSMGLATVYRSLEALKLEGVVQVRTLANGESLYSCSQEDRHHLTCLQCGASIPIHECPVHELENQLQQSHQFKIFYHTLEFFGLCDRCSLSQSDRSLA
- the purS gene encoding phosphoribosylformylglycinamidine synthase subunit PurS — encoded protein: MTIAYHAKIYVTLRPSVLDPAGTAVESGLEHLGYHNVSHVRIGKYIELTLTAEDESAAQKQLDVMCDKLLANTVIENYRFELLEVATVS